The segment GCCCGGCGACCTGATCATCTACCGGGGCGACGCCAGCCATGTCGGCATGTACGTCGGCGGCGGCCAGGTCGTGCACGCCCCGTACCCGGGAGCGCGGGTGCGCTACGACCCAGTCGGCATCATGCCGATCTCGGCGGTCACCCGGCCCTGAGGATCTGCGTCTGACCTACGATCGGGCGCGTGAGGCGAATCCTGGTGGCGGTGGCGGCAGCTGTTCTCGTCGCTTCCGGGTGCCAGGCGCAGCAGCAGCGCGAAAGCGTCCAGCTCATGCTCGGCCGGCACGCGGCGGCCGTGCTCGCGCACGACGAGGCGGCCTTCCTGGCCGACGTGACGCCGGAGGAGCGGCCCGCGCAGCGGCGGGTGTTCCGGAATCTGGCCGGCGTACCGCTCGCCTCGTGGTCGTACCGGCTTCAGCGGCGCAGCGGCGGCGATGCCGAGGTCCAGCTCCGGTACCGGCTCAAGGGGTACGACACCGCTCCGGTGACCTCCGGCATCGCGATGACGCTCGCCGGGAACGGCGGCCGCTGGCGCATCGCGGCGGTCACCGACAGCCCCGCCCAGCTCTGGGACCAGGGCCCGGTCCGGGTCGCGCGGGGCGCGCACAGCCTGGTGCTCGGGCCCGGCGGCGAGGCCTCCCTGAAGGCGTACGCGGCCGATGTGGACCGCGCGGTGACGGCCGTGACCGGGGTGTGGGGCGAGGGCTGGGCGCGGCGCGTGGTGGTCGAGGTCCCGGGCTCGCTGGACGACATGGCGGCGCTGCTGGACGCCTCGCCGACCGCGTACGAGGGCATCGCCGCCGTGACGACCGCCGAGCTGCGGGGTTCGGCCACGGCGGTCCCGGCGGACCGGGTCGTCGTCAACCCCGAGGCCTTCGGCGAGCTCTCGCCGCTCGGGCGGCGGGTCGTCCTCACCCACGAGACCACGCATGTCGCCACCCGCACCGCCACCACCTCCCGCACCCCGCTCTGGCTCTCCGAGGGCCTCGCCGACTGGATCGGCTACCGGGGCACCGGGCAGACGCCCAAGGAGGTGGCCCCCGAGCTCAGCCGCGACGTCGCCGCCGGCCGCCTCCCCGACGCCCTGCCCTCGGACGCCGACTTCGGCACCACGGCGGGCGGCCTCGCCCAGTCCTACGAGGGCGCCTGGCTCGCCTGCCGCCTCATCGCCGACCGGTGGGGGGAGGCGAAGCTGCTCGCCCTCTACCGGGCGGCGGGCGAGGGCGCCACGGCCGATGCCACGGCCGACGCGGCCATGCGCCGTACGCTGGGGCTCGGCATCGTGGAGTTCACGGCGCGCTGGCGCGCTTACGTACAGCGGGAGTTGGGATGACGTCCACGGACGGCGGTACGGCTGTCGCCGACTTCACCCCCGAGCAGATCGCCCGGGCCCGGGCCCTGCGGCGGGCCCAGCTGCCCGCCGTCCTGGGCGGCCGGGTGGCGGGGCTCGCGCTGGTCCTGGCACTGGGCCTCACCCCCGGGGGAGCCCGCCTGACGGCCCTGTTCGGGGACAGCTGGGCACTGCGGATCCTGGGCGGCGGGCTGCTCCTCGTCCTGCTGAACACGCTGCTGTCGCTGCCCTTCGCCGCGCGCGTGCGGGTCGTCCGCGTCCGCTTCGGCCTGGTCACCCAGGGCTGGGCCGGCTGGGCCGCCGATGTGCTGCGGGGACTGCTCGTCTCCGTACCGCTGCTCCTGGCCGCCCTGTACGCCGTCTACGCCCTCGCCGGCGCCGCCCGCTGGTGGTGGGCCTGGTCCGCCCTCGGCGCGGCCCTGGCCGCCGTCGTGCTCTCCTGGCTCGCCCCCGTGCTCCTCGAACCTCTCTTCAACCGCTTCACGCCCATGGAGCCCGGTCCGCTGCGCGACCGCCTGCTCGCCCTCGCCGACCGCGACGGCATCCCCGTACGCCATGTGCTGGTCGCCGACGCCTCCCGGCGCACGACCGCCCTCAACGCCTACGTATCCGGCTTCGGCCGCACCCGCCGGATCGTCGCCTACGACACCCTGCTCTCGACGGCGGAGCCGCGCGAGGTCGAGCTGGTCGTCGCCCACGAGCTCGGGCACGTCAAGCACCGCGACGTCCTGCACGGCACCGTGCTGGGCGCACTCGGCGGCGCGGTCGGGGTGTGCCTGCTCGCGGCGGTCGTGCAGTGGCAGCCGCTCCTGGACGCCGCCGGTGTCGGCGACTTCGCAGACCCCCGCTCGATGTGGCTGCTGGCGGCCGTGGCGGCGGTCGGCTCGGCGGCGGCCGGTCCCTTCGGCTGCGCGCTGAGCCGCCGTATCGAGCGCCGCGCGGATGTGCACGCGCTCGAACTCACCGCCGACCCCGCCCACTTCATCGCGATGCAGCGCCGCCTCACCGTCGCCAACATCGGCGACCCCTCGCCCCCGCGCCTGCTGCACCTGCTCTTCGGCACGCATCCGACCCCCGCCGAGCGCATCGCGGCGGCCCGGGAAGCAGCTGTCACGGCCCGCCCGTGAGGGAGGCGGCGGTGAGCGCCGCGAGGGCCGCCTTGGGGGTGCCGTCCGCGCGGACGAGGCCGAAGGGCCCGGCCGTGCCTCCGGCGTCGCTCCAGGTGAAGAGGAAGACCGGGCCGACGTACGGCCAGGGCGCGGAGCCGAGGGAACCGGTGCCGGCGGGGACGCCGACCGTGATGGCACGGAAGACCTCGCGGATGATCGCCGCCTGGAGGTCCTCGCTGATCTGGCCCCACACCGTGGCCGCTGCGGGCGGAGTGAGCCTGACGGCCAGTGCGGACGCCGCGCTGATCGCGGCCCCCCAGGTCTGGCCCACCGAGCCCCGCACCGGGCAGCCCGCGGCGTAGCTCTGGTCCGGGGTGAGGCTCGCGACCGGGACCGTGGTGGCGGCACTGGCCGAGGTGGTGACCGCACCGCTCGTGGTGACCGTCAGCGTCACCGGCGCGGACACGATGGTGAGCGTGGTGCCCGACGGGATGGTCAGCGCGGTCGCCGTGGCCTTGAGGGAGACGGAACTGATGGCCGTGCCCTTGGCGATGGCGGCCGCGATCGCGCCGACGGGCGGCACGACCGTCCAGCTGCTGCCCTTGCTGACGGCGGTCACGTAACTGCCGGCGGGCAGCTCGCCGGAGGGCGCCGTCACCGTGTAGCCCTCGTCGGCGGTGGCGGCGGTGCTGCCGCTGAGCGTGATGGTGGTCGCGGAGGCGGCTGTCGTCGGCCAGGACACGGTCGCCGTTCCGGTCGGGGCGCCCACCTCGGTCATCCACATCGGCTTCGCCCCCTCTCCGTTGTCCTTCATGAGCTGACGCAGGGCCGGCACGGTGGCCCAGCCGCCGTAGACCGCCTCCTGCGTGGCCGGCAGGACGGGATACGTGTAGGGGTGGATGGCCAGCGCGTCCCACATCGGATCCCCGTCGGCGCGCGCGTACGCCTGCTTCAGGAACACGTCCGGCGGGTACTGCAGACCGGACCGGCGCACCGAACGCCCACTGGCCGCGCTGATGGCGGGGAAGCCGTCGAGCCAGACAGGCGGGATGACGGTGTAGCCGGTGCCCGCCGTGGCCTGGGTGATGACGGTGCCGGTCGGCCAGCCGTCGGCCGTGTCGGTGAGGATTCCGTACGCGTCGGAGGCCACGGCCCCCGTGCACGTGATCGTCGCCGAGGTGGCCCCGGCGGGGACCGCCGCCCAGGAGGCGGTGCGTACGGTGCCGCCGGTGCCGAACTCGTTGTTGGTGGCCAGGGTGCCGCCCAGGACGTACGCCTTGGGATCGGCGGTCTTGATCGCCGGATACGCGGCCACCGCGAGGTCGGCGAACCCCCAGGGGGACAGGTGGCCCCAGCCGGCGGCGGTGTCAACGCCGGAGTCGAGGTTCGGCTCGTTCCACAGCTCGAAGACGTGGACGCCCTTCGCGCTGTAGTGGGTGGCCGCCGCCGCGCAGAAGACCGCGTACCGGGCCGGGTCCGGCGTCGGCTAGGGTGAGTTGAGCGGGGCGGCGCCCGCGGCCTGGCGGGCCCACACCGGTGACTTGTTGAGCAGGACCACCAGGTTCATGCCGCCGGCCAGCATGGCGTCGGCGGTGACGTCGGGCACCGACCAGTCGAAGGTGTCCCGGGTCTTCTCGACGGTCCACCACTCGGCGTCCATCCGGATCCAGGTGATGCCGGTCGCCCGCATCTTCGCGATCTCGGCCTGCTTCTGCTCCGGGGACAGCGCGGCGAAGTGGTTCTGGTAGCCGGAGCCGAGGGCGATGCCGATGGCCAGGTTGCCGCGCCTGGCATCCGCGCTCTTGGCCCGTGCCCAGCCGGGGGAGGAGAATCTGCGCACCATCGGTCAGTTCACCAGCTTGATGATCCAGCTGGCCTCGCCCGCGGAGCCGGCCGTGCCCGAGCCGGTGACCGCGCCGCCCGCCCCGCCGGCCGAACTGATGGAACCGCTGCCGCTGTAGGTGCTGTAGATGAGCATCACGGGGCCGCCCTGGCCGCCCCCGCCGCCCCCGGCGCCACCTGAGGCGTCGCCGCCCCTGCCGCCCTTGGCGGATATCGTGCCGTTGTTCACGATGCTGTACGCCGCCAGGAAGAGCGGATTGCCGCCGACCCCGCCCGCGCCTCCCGAGTTGCTGCCGTCGCCGGCCCCGGCCCCGCCGCTGGCGCCGCCCGGGAAGAATCTGGTGCCGTTGGTGACATTGGGGGCGTACGCCGCCATCGTCGCCGCCCAGGGCAGCGCCCGGGGCAGGCTGTAGCCGGCGTCCAGGTTCGACTTCCCGCCCGCCCCGCCCGCCGTCCCCGAAGCCGCGGCCCCGCCGGCCCCCGCCGCCTTGCCACTCTGCCCGAGCACCGTGGTTCCGGCCGCGCCCGCCCCCGTAACGCCGCTGGGAGCCGATGCCCCGGGGGCGAGCGAGCCGGTGGCGAGGTTGGAGCCACCGGTGGCTCCGCTGGAGGCGGTGTTGACGTACGTCACGATCTGGCCGCCCGAGGCGATGCTGGCCAGGCCCGAGCAGAACACCTTGAAGGCGGGCGTGGTGCCGCCGGAGAGCTGGAGGGTGATCCCCGAGGTGACGGCGAGCGAGGACAGGAAGACGTCGCGCGTCGGCCAGTAGTAGCCGTTCTTGTAGCCGAGGAACGAGTAGGTGTTGGTGCCGTCGAGTACGACCGCGCCGTCACTGCCGTCGCCGTAGACCCCGAAGCCGCCGCCGGCCGAGGTGCCGCCCTGGCCGTAGACGGTGACGCCCGCGTCGTCGCTGAAGAAGGAGTTGATGTTGACCTGGCCGGCGCCGGTCTCGTACAACGGCACGGTGCCGCTCGGCAGCCAGGTCACGTTCGTATAGGCGATGCTGTGGCCGCCGGTGCTGTCCTGCGTCGCGATGACGGTGGGCTCCATCGCCATCCCGCTGGGCCAGTTGACGAACTCGAAGACCGTGTCCCCGGTGAGGGTGCGGATGAACGTCCCGGTCCCGGTCGAGAGGTCGAGCGAGACATTGCCCGTCGCATCGCTCGGGCCGTCGGTCGTGGTCGCGGGGGCGACCGGGGTCACTGTGCCGTCGGCCGCCTCGGCGGAGGTGGCGGTGGCAACGGTCGCCGCGCCGACTCCAAGGGCGGCGCCTCCGGCGGAGGCTACGGACTTGAGCATGGAACGACGAGATGTACTCACGCGGTTGGACCCCCCAGGCACGACAGCAATGGGCAGAACGCTACTGGAGGTGAGGGTGGTGCGGTGATGAAATGATGTTGTGAGCTGGGGCTCACCAGGTGAGCAGTCGCTCGCTCTCCGGCTCCGAACTGCCGGATTCCTCCTCCGCCGTCTCCTCCTGGGCGGGTACGGCGCGCGCGTACGCCACCCACAGGCGGCGGCAGGCGATGAGCGCGGCGGCGACCAGCAGGCCGTTGCGTACGACGAGCAGCGTGATACCGAGATCCGTGCTGTTCACCACATCCGCGAAGTGGACGGGGAACTCGTACATCGTGATGCCGGTCGCGATCAGGACGAGGACGGCCGGCACCGCCATGACGCTGGCCCTCAGGGTCATGCACGCGGCGGCCATGCCGACCAGCCAGACCGTGTACTGGGGGCTGATGACCCGGCTGGTGATGACAAAGAGAAGGACGGCGGTGAACGCCGCGTCCAGCGGCGTCGCGACGGTGAAGGTACGGGCCATGAGCCGCCAGAGCAGCAGCCAGCCGAAGGCGGCCCCGGTCAGGCCGAGGGCGATGCTGCTGACGAGGTCGACGTACGGGCCGAGGAACTCCACGGAGCCGTAGTTGAGCAGGACCTGGCCCTGCCAGCCGTGGTGGCGGGCGATGTGGAAGACCAGGGAGCCGAGGGACTCGACCTCCGTGCCGCGGCTGCTCTGGAAGCCCAGGAAGGCGAAGGCGCCGGGCATGAAGATCCAGAAGCCCAGCGCGATGGCGGCGATGGAGGCGACGGCGGCGCCCCAGACGCGCCGGGTGACGCGGCCGGGTGCGGTGCCGAGGAGCAGCAGCAGCGGCCAGACCTTCAGCATCGCGCCCAGGCCCGCGAGGAAGCCGGCGACCTGCGGGCGCCGCGCCCGGGCCAGCGAGAGCATGGAGGCCACGGCGACGCCGGTGACCATGAGGTCGTAGCGGGCGTAGGCCGTGGGGCCGAGCAGGGCGACACCGGCGATCCAGACCCAGGCGCCCTGGGCGCCGGAGCCGTCTTCGCGGCGCCCGGCCCGGAGCAGGAGGGCGAAGGTCACGGCGTCCGCGGCGAAGCAGAGCCAGAAGAAGGCCGTGGTGTAGGAGAGGAAGGGCAGCAGCGCGGGGGAGAGGATGGCCAGGGCCGCGGCGGGCGGGTACTGCCAGGTGACGTCGCTGGAGGGGAAACTGCCGGTCGTCAGGACCTGGTACCAGCCGTGGTAGATCGAGGAGACGTCGGTGGTCACGTCGAGCGGCGAGATGCTGAGCACCTTGAACACCAACAGCAACAGGAAGACCCGGGTGGCCGCCCAGACCCCGATCGGGATCAGCCTGCCGGCTGTGCCTGCCATGTGCACCCCTGTCCGATCCATCTGTACGTGCTGTGATGATGCATGATGCCGGTCACGGATGAGGACAGCCTTAAAGGGCTGAGAGGTTCCCCACGCAGGCCCCCCGGTGATGCCGCCCGGTAATGTCGGCCGCGATGGACAAGACGCTGATCGTGACCAACGACTTCCCGCCCCGCCCCGGCGGCATCCAGGCCTTCGTGCACAGCATGGCGGTGCGCATGGACCCCGGCCAGGTCGTCGTATACGCCTCGACGTGGAAGGACGGCTCCGAAGTCGCCGCGTTCGACGCCGAGCAGCCCTTCCCGGTGGTGCGGGACCGCACCTCGATGCTGCTGCCGACTCCGAGGGTGACCCGGCGGGCGGCGGAGCTGCTGCGCGAACACGGCTGCGGCTCGGTGCTGTTCGGGGCCGCCGCCCCGCTCGCCCTGATGGCGCCCGCGCTGCGCAAGGCCGGGGCCAGGCGGCTGGTCGGCATGACGCACGGGCACGAGGCGGCATGGGCGCAGCTCCCGGCCAGCCGGCAACTGCTGCGCCGTATCGGCGAGGGCACGGACACGATCACCTATCTCGGCGAGTACACCCGCTCCCGCATCGCCGCCGCCCTCACCCCGGCCGCCGCCGGCCGGATGGTCCAGCTGCCGCCCGGCGTCGACGAGAAGACCTTCCACCCCGCCTCGGGCGGCGACGCGGTCCGCGCCCGCCTGGGGCTCACCGACCGCCCGGTGGTCGTCTGCGTATCGCGCCTGGTGCCGCGCAAGGGCCAGGACACGCTGATCCTGGCCCTGCCCCGGATCCTGCGCGAGGTGCCGGACGCCGTCCTGCTGATCGTCGGCGGCGGCCCCTACGCGGACGAGCTGAAGCAGCTCGCCGTACGCACCGGGGTCGACGCCTCCGTACGCTTCACCGGCCCCGTGCCCTGGGCCGAACTGCCCGCGCACTACGGCGCCGGCGACGTCTTCGCCATGCCCTGCCGGACCCGCCGCCGCGGGCTGGACGTCGAAGGCCTCGGCATCGTCTACCTGGAGGCCTCTGCGACTGGGCTGCCCGTCGTGGCCGGGGACTCCGGCGGCGCCCCGGACGCGGTCCTGGAGGGCGAGACCGGCTGGGTGGTCCGGGGCGGCTCGCCCGAGCAGGCGGCCGACCGGATCGTGGCCCTGCTGGGCGACCCGGGGCTGCGGCGCCGCATGGGCGAGCGCGGACGGCAGTGGGTCGAGGAGGCCTGGCGCTGGGACCTGCTGGCGGAGCGGCTGAAGACGCTGCTTTAGCCTCATTCGCCCCTCGCGTTTCTTCCGTGTTTGTCGTTCTTGTAACGCTCGGGGAAACGGTGTCCACTACCTCTGGGCTTATACCGGTGTTGCTCTCATGATGCGGTCATGACAACAACCTTGACGCGGCGCCAGATCTTAGGCGCCGCCGCCCTCCAGGCCGCAGCCGCCCTCGGCATCACCCGCATCGGTCTCTCCACCGCGACGGCCGCGACCCCCGCGGCCGCGGCCGACTACACCCCCGCCCTCGTCATCGGCTCCGGCTACGGGGCCGCCGTGGCCGCCCTGCGCCTCGGCGCGGCCGGCGTACAGACCCTGGTCCTGGAGATGGGACAGCTCTGGAACACCCCGGGCTCCGACGGCAAGATCTTCAACTCCGTGACCGCACCCGACAAGCGCTCGACGTGGTTCAAGACCCGCACCGAGGCACCGCTGGCCACCTTCCTGTGGCTCGACGTGATCAACAAGGACATCACGCCGTTCCCAGGCGTCCTGGACAAGGTCAGGTACTCCGACATGTCCGTGTACGTCGGCCGGGGCGTCGGCGGCGGCTCGCTGGTCAACGGCGGCATGGCCGTGACCCCCTCCCGCGCCTACTTCCAGGAGATCCTGCCGCAGGTCGATGCCGACGCGATGTACGGGACGTACTTCCCGCGCGCCAACGCAATGCTCGGCGTCAACAACATCTCGCCGACCTGGTTCGAGTCCACCGAGTGGTACCAGTTCGCCCGGGTCGCCCGGGACCAGGCGGTCAAGACCGGCCTCAAGACCACCTTCATCCCGAACGTGTACGACTTCGCCTACATGCAGCGTGAGGCGGCCGGCACGGCGACCAAGTCCGCCCTCGCGCAGGAGGTCATCTACGGCAACAACTACGGCAAGCGCAGCCTCGACAAGACCTACCTCGCCGCCGCTGTCGGCACCGGCAACGTCACCATCCAGACGCTCACCAGAGCGAAGAAGATCCGCCGGGACACCGACGGCACGTACATCGTCACCGTCGACCGGATCGACACCGCCGGGGCCGTCGTGGAGACCCGTGAGATCGGCTGCGGCCATCTCTTCCTCGGCGCGGGAAGCCTCGGCACGACCGAACTGCTGGTGCGGGCCCGCGACACCGGCGCGCTGCCCAACCTCAGTTCCAAGGTCGGCGCCGGGTGGGGCAACAACGGCAACATCATGCTCGGTCGCGCCAACTACCTGTGGAACCCGACCGGCGCCAACCAGTCCACGATCCCGACCCTGGCCATCGACGACTGGTCCAACACCGCCAACCCCGTCTTCGCCGAGATCGCCCCCATGCCGGCCGGCACCGAGACCTGGGTCAGCCTCTACCTCGCGATCACCAAGAACGCCGAGCGCGGCAACTTCACGTACAACGCCGCGACCGACGCCGCGGTGCTCAACTGGACCCGCGCCCAGAACCAGCCGTCCGTCACCGCCGCCAAGACCCTGTTCGACCGGATCAACTCGGCCAACAGCACCATCTACCGGTACGACCTCTTCGGAGACACCCGGGCCTTCGCCGACGACTTCTGCTACCACCCGCTGGGTGGCTGCGTCCTCGGCCAGGCCACGGACAACTACGGCCGGGCCTCCGGCTACTCAGGGCTGTACGTCACCGACGGAGCCCTGATCCCGGGCTCCACCGGCGTCAACCCGTTCGTCACCATCACGGCTCTCGCCGAACGCAACATGGCGCAGGTTCTGGCGCAGGACGGCCTGACCTGAGCACAGGAGTCCAGGGGCGCAGCACCCTGGACCACCCGGCCCGCTACTTCGTGCCCGCTACTTCGTGTAGATCGCCTCGATATCGGCGGCGAAGTCCTTCAGTACGACATTGCGCTTCAGCTTCAGCGAGGGCGTGATGTGACCGGACTCCTCGGTGAACTGGTTGGTGAGGATCCGGAACTTCTTCACCGCCTCCGCGTGCGAGACCGCGGCGTTGCCGTCGTCGACCGCCTGCTGGACCGCCGCGATCAGATCCGGGTCGTCCTTGAGCTGCGCGACCGTCGCACCGGCCGGCTTGCCGTGCTGCTCGGCCCAGCGGGGCAGGAACTCCTCGTCGATCGTGACCAGGGCGCCGATGAAGGGCCGGGCGTCACCGACCACCATGCACTCGGCGACCAGCGCGTGCGCGCGGATCCGATCCTCGATCACCGCGGGGGCGACGTTCTTGCCGCCCGCCGTCACGATGATCTCCTTCTTGCGGCCGGTGATCGTCAGATAACCGTCCCCGTCCACCGTGCCGATGTCGCCGGTGTGGAACCAGCCGTCGGAGACCGCCTCGGTGGTGGCCTTCTCGTTGTTCCAGTAGCCCGTGAACAGGTGCTCGCCGTGCAGCAGCACCTCGCCGTCGTCGGCGATCCGCACCGTGGAGCCGGGCAGCGGCTGGCCGACGGTGCCGATCTTCGTACGGTCCCAGGGGTTGAAGGCGGTGGCCGCGGTCGACTCGGTGAGGCCGTAGCCCTCCAGCACCGTGAAGCCGATGCCCCGGAAGAAGTGGCCGAGGCGCTCGCCCAGCGGGGCGCCGCCGGAGATGGCGTACTCGCCGCGGTTGCCCAGGACGGCGCGGAGCTTGCTGAAGACCAGCCGGTCGAAGACCTTGTGCTTGAACTTCAGGGCGAGCGGCGGGCCGCCCGCGCTGTCCAGCGCACGGCTGTACTCGATCGCGGTGTCGGCGGCCTTGTCGAAGATCTTGCCCTTGCCGCCGGCCTGGGCCTGCGCCCGAGCGGAGTTGTAGACCTTCTCGAAGACCCGGGGGACGCCGAGGATCAGCGTGGGCCGGAAGGCGGCCAGCTCGCCGGTCAGGTTCTTGATGTCGCTGACGTGCCCGAGC is part of the Streptomyces sp. NBC_01262 genome and harbors:
- a CDS encoding M48 family metalloprotease, with the translated sequence MTSTDGGTAVADFTPEQIARARALRRAQLPAVLGGRVAGLALVLALGLTPGGARLTALFGDSWALRILGGGLLLVLLNTLLSLPFAARVRVVRVRFGLVTQGWAGWAADVLRGLLVSVPLLLAALYAVYALAGAARWWWAWSALGAALAAVVLSWLAPVLLEPLFNRFTPMEPGPLRDRLLALADRDGIPVRHVLVADASRRTTALNAYVSGFGRTRRIVAYDTLLSTAEPREVELVVAHELGHVKHRDVLHGTVLGALGGAVGVCLLAAVVQWQPLLDAAGVGDFADPRSMWLLAAVAAVGSAAAGPFGCALSRRIERRADVHALELTADPAHFIAMQRRLTVANIGDPSPPRLLHLLFGTHPTPAERIAAAREAAVTARP
- a CDS encoding glycosyltransferase family 87 protein, translating into MAGTAGRLIPIGVWAATRVFLLLLVFKVLSISPLDVTTDVSSIYHGWYQVLTTGSFPSSDVTWQYPPAAALAILSPALLPFLSYTTAFFWLCFAADAVTFALLLRAGRREDGSGAQGAWVWIAGVALLGPTAYARYDLMVTGVAVASMLSLARARRPQVAGFLAGLGAMLKVWPLLLLLGTAPGRVTRRVWGAAVASIAAIALGFWIFMPGAFAFLGFQSSRGTEVESLGSLVFHIARHHGWQGQVLLNYGSVEFLGPYVDLVSSIALGLTGAAFGWLLLWRLMARTFTVATPLDAAFTAVLLFVITSRVISPQYTVWLVGMAAACMTLRASVMAVPAVLVLIATGITMYEFPVHFADVVNSTDLGITLLVVRNGLLVAAALIACRRLWVAYARAVPAQEETAEEESGSSEPESERLLTW
- a CDS encoding glycosyltransferase family 4 protein, producing the protein MDKTLIVTNDFPPRPGGIQAFVHSMAVRMDPGQVVVYASTWKDGSEVAAFDAEQPFPVVRDRTSMLLPTPRVTRRAAELLREHGCGSVLFGAAAPLALMAPALRKAGARRLVGMTHGHEAAWAQLPASRQLLRRIGEGTDTITYLGEYTRSRIAAALTPAAAGRMVQLPPGVDEKTFHPASGGDAVRARLGLTDRPVVVCVSRLVPRKGQDTLILALPRILREVPDAVLLIVGGGPYADELKQLAVRTGVDASVRFTGPVPWAELPAHYGAGDVFAMPCRTRRRGLDVEGLGIVYLEASATGLPVVAGDSGGAPDAVLEGETGWVVRGGSPEQAADRIVALLGDPGLRRRMGERGRQWVEEAWRWDLLAERLKTLL
- a CDS encoding GMC oxidoreductase, coding for MTTTLTRRQILGAAALQAAAALGITRIGLSTATAATPAAAADYTPALVIGSGYGAAVAALRLGAAGVQTLVLEMGQLWNTPGSDGKIFNSVTAPDKRSTWFKTRTEAPLATFLWLDVINKDITPFPGVLDKVRYSDMSVYVGRGVGGGSLVNGGMAVTPSRAYFQEILPQVDADAMYGTYFPRANAMLGVNNISPTWFESTEWYQFARVARDQAVKTGLKTTFIPNVYDFAYMQREAAGTATKSALAQEVIYGNNYGKRSLDKTYLAAAVGTGNVTIQTLTRAKKIRRDTDGTYIVTVDRIDTAGAVVETREIGCGHLFLGAGSLGTTELLVRARDTGALPNLSSKVGAGWGNNGNIMLGRANYLWNPTGANQSTIPTLAIDDWSNTANPVFAEIAPMPAGTETWVSLYLAITKNAERGNFTYNAATDAAVLNWTRAQNQPSVTAAKTLFDRINSANSTIYRYDLFGDTRAFADDFCYHPLGGCVLGQATDNYGRASGYSGLYVTDGALIPGSTGVNPFVTITALAERNMAQVLAQDGLT
- a CDS encoding AMP-dependent synthetase/ligase; this encodes MREFSLPALYEVPADGNLTDLIRRNAAQHPDVAVIARKTPSGDWQDVTATAFLAEVRAAAKGLIASGVEPGDRVALMSRTRYEWTLLDFAIWSAGAVTVPVYETSSAEQVEWILGDSGAVAAIVETDVHDKTVESVRERLPQLKHLWRIEGGAVETLDAAGSDIADKVVDERSATAKADSPATIVYTSGTTGRPKGCVISHRAWFAECGNVVERLKPLFRTGESSILLFLPLAHVFGRLVEVAAVMAPIKLGHVSDIKNLTGELAAFRPTLILGVPRVFEKVYNSARAQAQAGGKGKIFDKAADTAIEYSRALDSAGGPPLALKFKHKVFDRLVFSKLRAVLGNRGEYAISGGAPLGERLGHFFRGIGFTVLEGYGLTESTAATAFNPWDRTKIGTVGQPLPGSTVRIADDGEVLLHGEHLFTGYWNNEKATTEAVSDGWFHTGDIGTVDGDGYLTITGRKKEIIVTAGGKNVAPAVIEDRIRAHALVAECMVVGDARPFIGALVTIDEEFLPRWAEQHGKPAGATVAQLKDDPDLIAAVQQAVDDGNAAVSHAEAVKKFRILTNQFTEESGHITPSLKLKRNVVLKDFAADIEAIYTK